Below is a genomic region from bacterium.
ACTTTATACCGGAGAAGCTATCTTAACTTATTTGCTCCAAGATAAGTAATTTTCTTTTGATTTGACCAAGCAGAAAATCGACTTTATACCGGAGAAGCTATCTTAACTTATTTGCTCCAGGATAAATAATCTTCTTTTGAAATGTGAGGTAAACCTATGAACAAAAAGATAAAAAAGATTGTTTTAGCTTATAGCGGCGGTTTGGATACTTCGGTAATGATTAGGTGGCTTAAGGAAAAATACCAAGCAGAGATTATTGCCGTCTCTGCCAACTTAGGTCAAGGTGAAGAGCTTTCTCACCTTCAAGAAAAAGCTTTAAAGACTGGGGCTAGTAAAATCTACATCGAAGACCTCCGCCAAGAATTCATTAATGACTATATCTATCTTTCTTTAGCCGCTAATGCTATCTATGAAGGAAGATACTTATTAGCTACTTCTCTCTCTCGTCCTCTAATTGCTAAGAAATTAGTAGAGATTGCTTTAGCTGAAGATGCTTGTGCCTTAGCTCATGGTTGCACCGGCAAAGGAAATGATCAAGTAAGATTTGAAACTGCCTTTTATACCTTAGCCCCTCATCTTAAAATTATAGCTCCAGCCAGAGAATGGGAATTTAAGAGTCGAAGAGAGGAAATAGATTATGCTGATCGGTATAATATTCCAGTCAGTACTACTAAAAAAAGTCCTTATAGCTTAGACAAAAATCTTTGGGGAGTAAGTATTGAATGTGGCATCTTGGAAGATCCTTGGCAAGAACCCCCAGAAGATGCTTACCAAATCACCACTTCGCCTCTTAACTCTCCTAACGAGCCTGAATATATAGAAGTATACTTTGAAAAAGGGATACCGGTAGGATTAGGTGAAGGAAGGAAGGTAGAAGGGATAGAGCTTATCGAGTACTTAAATACGGTTGGCGGTAAACATGGAATAGGTAGAGTAGATATGGTGGAAAACCGCTTAGTAGGCATAAAGTCTCGA
It encodes:
- a CDS encoding argininosuccinate synthase — encoded protein: MNKKIKKIVLAYSGGLDTSVMIRWLKEKYQAEIIAVSANLGQGEELSHLQEKALKTGASKIYIEDLRQEFINDYIYLSLAANAIYEGRYLLATSLSRPLIAKKLVEIALAEDACALAHGCTGKGNDQVRFETAFYTLAPHLKIIAPAREWEFKSRREEIDYADRYNIPVSTTKKSPYSLDKNLWGVSIECGILEDPWQEPPEDAYQITTSPLNSPNEPEYIEVYFEKGIPVGLGEGRKVEGIELIEYLNTVGGKHGIGRVDMVENRLVGIKSREIYEAPGATILYKAHRELESLVLDRETLHFNEIISQKYSQLIYYGLWFTPLKDALDALVKKTQEKVFGKVRLKLYKGRAEVVGRSSPYSLYDQSLATYEEGDLFDHQASEGFIKIWSLPYRKTRKDIP